In a single window of the Halobaculum lipolyticum genome:
- a CDS encoding DUF7123 family protein → MTEYTDEEKRILAYLRDSVSRGEEYFRAKNIAEAIGLSAKQVGSRLPTLAEKAEEVDIEKWGRARSTTWRVNLP, encoded by the coding sequence ATGACGGAGTACACCGACGAGGAGAAACGCATCCTCGCATACCTGCGCGACAGCGTCTCCCGGGGGGAGGAGTACTTCCGGGCGAAGAACATCGCGGAGGCCATCGGCCTCTCCGCCAAACAGGTCGGCTCGCGGCTCCCGACGCTCGCCGAGAAGGCCGAGGAGGTCGACATCGAGAAGTGGGGCCGGGCGCGCTCGACCACGTGGCGCGTGAACCTCCCGTAG
- a CDS encoding DUF7525 family protein codes for METETLESDKAIGVALVFAALAVVGAGFMLAGASQIVMAWGFALAMVAAMLAVVAVQAFDA; via the coding sequence ATGGAAACCGAGACCCTCGAGAGCGACAAAGCGATCGGCGTGGCGCTCGTGTTCGCGGCGCTGGCGGTCGTCGGCGCCGGGTTCATGCTCGCCGGCGCGTCCCAGATCGTGATGGCGTGGGGGTTCGCGCTGGCGATGGTCGCGGCGATGCTGGCCGTGGTCGCGGTGCAGGCGTTCGACGCCTGA
- a CDS encoding LEA type 2 family protein has product MTASPGPSAPRGRTDRAVSTVRVVAVVAVVLVAAVGGAVALGVLGAPSVVGVDNRFGDVTNETTTVQSELIVDNPNPFGVRLGGLTADYGVTMNGITMADGEKEGVRVTSGTTSIPFETDLDNSKIPAWWVSHVRDDEHTDLRVNADVRSSLVGRSYTTQVSRDVDTSIVSAFRTDEPTPLNANAPLVSDPVLILERTEADWGTVNNDTTEVEMTLYLTNPKSYPIVISEIGYDISMNDVAVGNGTAARSTTIPPGETVPVEATTAIRTQRLDEWWVSHLQRNQVTDLRMPFSLVVDLSDAGAGERRIPLDAYQRTVETDVFGTKNASDGGDTGTADGSDGGDTGTADGSDGTDDDADTAGGESTATPGDDTTATPSDGAATGTAGSDPTGTTGDDPSATPTSTPTPDGTTTDDGLLS; this is encoded by the coding sequence ATGACTGCCAGTCCGGGACCGTCCGCGCCGCGCGGACGGACCGACCGCGCCGTCTCGACAGTCCGGGTCGTCGCCGTCGTCGCCGTGGTGCTCGTCGCCGCCGTCGGCGGGGCGGTCGCGCTCGGCGTCCTCGGCGCGCCGTCGGTCGTCGGCGTCGACAACCGCTTCGGCGACGTGACGAACGAGACGACGACCGTCCAGAGCGAGCTGATCGTGGACAACCCCAACCCGTTCGGCGTCCGCCTCGGGGGGCTGACCGCCGACTACGGGGTGACGATGAACGGTATCACGATGGCCGACGGCGAGAAGGAGGGGGTTCGGGTGACGAGCGGCACGACCTCGATCCCGTTCGAGACCGACCTCGACAACTCGAAGATCCCGGCGTGGTGGGTGAGCCACGTCCGTGACGACGAACACACCGACCTCCGCGTGAACGCGGACGTCCGCTCCTCGCTCGTCGGCCGGAGCTACACGACGCAGGTGAGTCGGGACGTGGACACCTCGATCGTCTCGGCGTTCCGGACGGACGAACCGACGCCGCTGAACGCGAACGCGCCGCTCGTCTCCGACCCCGTCCTGATCCTCGAACGGACCGAGGCCGACTGGGGGACGGTGAACAACGACACCACCGAGGTGGAGATGACCCTCTACCTCACCAACCCGAAGTCGTACCCGATCGTGATCTCGGAGATCGGCTACGACATCTCGATGAACGACGTCGCGGTGGGCAACGGGACCGCCGCGCGGTCGACGACGATCCCGCCGGGCGAGACAGTGCCCGTCGAGGCGACGACCGCCATCCGCACGCAGCGCCTCGACGAGTGGTGGGTGTCGCACCTCCAGCGGAACCAGGTGACGGACCTCAGGATGCCGTTCTCCCTCGTCGTCGACCTCTCCGACGCGGGCGCCGGCGAGCGGCGGATCCCGCTGGACGCCTACCAACGAACCGTGGAGACGGACGTCTTCGGCACGAAGAACGCGAGCGACGGCGGCGACACGGGCACCGCCGACGGGAGCGACGGCGGCGACACGGGAACCGCCGACGGGAGCGACGGAACGGACGACGACGCCGACACCGCCGGCGGCGAGTCGACGGCGACCCCGGGCGACGACACCACCGCCACCCCGTCCGACGGCGCAGCGACGGGGACCGCGGGATCGGACCCGACCGGGACGACCGGGGACGACCCGAGTGCGACGCCGACATCGACGCCCACCCCCGACGGCACGACGACCGACGACGGGTTGCTCTCGTAG
- a CDS encoding DUF7528 family protein codes for MTREAAADLRESLADALTERREFFRTAGEFRADGSYVVSRKAADSAGNAKVFDSFEELRRLYDRLPETFDADDVGRTGITGSRRHMVIRHVAEHPAFDCRIHRRNPLSARKESGEE; via the coding sequence CTGACGCGCGAGGCCGCCGCCGACCTGCGGGAGTCGCTGGCGGACGCGCTGACCGAGCGCCGGGAGTTCTTCCGCACGGCCGGGGAGTTCCGCGCCGACGGCTCCTACGTCGTCTCGCGCAAGGCCGCCGACTCCGCCGGCAACGCGAAGGTGTTCGACTCCTTCGAGGAACTGCGCCGGCTGTACGACCGCCTGCCGGAGACGTTCGACGCCGACGACGTCGGCCGCACCGGCATCACCGGCTCGCGCCGGCACATGGTGATCCGCCACGTCGCCGAGCACCCGGCGTTCGACTGTCGGATCCACCGACGGAACCCGCTGAGCGCGCGCAAGGAGTCCGGCGAGGAGTAG
- a CDS encoding PhoU domain-containing protein: METRKVQRLGPSTLAMTLPAEWAKEQNVEKGDEVSLRMGGKGTLTVLPESASTEDAEATLHADNLDADALERAILAQYVLGRRVINITTKDGALGSDHINAVYKAETQLMGLGVIEETPENIAIRCSVDPEDFTLDNLLERLENTGSTMRGEAVKALAHGNADLAQRALNRERQANKIFVLLLRLIFTAYQNPNLARAVGLDSGFPLIGYRSIAKNLELIADNAEDIAEIAMEAEGNTLDVDDATMRRIRDFTDQVDEITAMAVEAAVKRDYALTVEVKYLFRELKDREDDILTDLPEMSNAQLLQVREVLVSLQETAQYAMRIAEVAANLALNEENEFVTIE, encoded by the coding sequence ATGGAAACGCGGAAGGTCCAGCGGCTCGGGCCCTCGACGCTGGCGATGACGCTGCCCGCCGAGTGGGCGAAAGAACAGAACGTGGAGAAGGGCGACGAGGTGTCGCTGCGGATGGGCGGGAAGGGCACGCTGACGGTGCTGCCGGAGTCGGCGAGCACGGAGGACGCCGAGGCGACGCTGCACGCGGACAACCTCGACGCCGACGCCCTCGAGCGGGCGATCCTCGCGCAGTACGTGCTCGGGCGGCGCGTCATCAACATCACCACCAAGGACGGCGCGCTCGGCTCCGACCACATCAACGCCGTGTACAAGGCCGAGACCCAGCTCATGGGGTTGGGTGTGATCGAGGAGACGCCGGAGAACATCGCGATCCGGTGTTCGGTCGACCCGGAGGACTTCACCCTCGACAACCTCCTCGAACGGCTGGAGAACACCGGCTCGACGATGCGCGGCGAGGCGGTGAAGGCGCTGGCCCACGGCAACGCCGACCTCGCCCAGCGCGCGCTCAACCGCGAGCGGCAGGCGAACAAGATCTTCGTCCTCCTCCTGCGCCTCATCTTCACGGCGTACCAGAACCCGAACCTCGCGCGCGCCGTCGGCCTCGACTCGGGGTTCCCGCTGATCGGCTACCGCTCGATCGCGAAGAACCTCGAACTCATCGCGGACAACGCCGAGGACATCGCCGAGATCGCGATGGAGGCCGAGGGCAACACCCTCGACGTCGACGACGCGACGATGCGGCGCATCCGCGACTTCACCGATCAGGTCGACGAGATCACCGCGATGGCCGTCGAGGCGGCGGTCAAGCGCGACTACGCGCTCACCGTCGAGGTGAAGTACCTGTTCCGCGAGCTGAAAGACCGCGAGGACGACATCCTCACCGACCTCCCGGAGATGTCGAACGCGCAGCTGCTGCAGGTGCGCGAGGTGCTCGTCAGCCTCCAGGAGACGGCCCAGTACGCGATGCGGATCGCCGAGGTCGCCGCGAACCTCGCGCTCAACGAGGAGAACGAGTTCGTCACGATCGAGTAG
- a CDS encoding ATP-NAD kinase family protein, translating to MRIGFVLNPIAGMGGRVGLKGTDGKVAEARARGAEARAPERARRALAALAERAPDADLLAWGDPMGAAEVAAAGFDPEVLGSPGSAETGVEDTRAAVAAFREAGVDLVVFVGGDGTAADVAETLAGSDTPMLGVPAGVKVYSSVFAVSPEDAAYVAATFERTERREVMDIDEDDYREGEVHPELRAVAHVPVAEQLQSGKQIGGGSVESLAEGVADDVRARPETTWVLGPGSTVGEVKERLGFAGSPIGVDVYRDGEVVGLDAAEAAILEALGDDNVVVVTPIGGQGFVFGRGNPQLSPAVIRECEIEIVASRDKLDDLRVLRVDTDDPELDEELRGWVKVRVGRFERRMMKIV from the coding sequence ATGCGAATCGGGTTCGTTCTCAACCCCATCGCCGGCATGGGCGGCCGCGTCGGGCTGAAGGGCACCGACGGGAAAGTCGCGGAGGCTCGCGCACGCGGCGCCGAGGCGCGCGCGCCCGAGCGTGCCCGCCGCGCCCTCGCCGCGCTGGCCGAGCGTGCGCCCGACGCCGACCTGCTCGCGTGGGGCGACCCGATGGGCGCCGCCGAGGTCGCGGCCGCGGGGTTCGACCCCGAGGTGCTGGGGTCGCCCGGGAGCGCGGAGACGGGCGTCGAGGACACCCGCGCCGCGGTCGCGGCGTTCCGCGAGGCCGGCGTCGACCTCGTGGTGTTCGTCGGCGGCGACGGCACGGCCGCGGACGTGGCGGAGACGCTGGCGGGGTCGGACACGCCGATGCTCGGCGTGCCGGCGGGCGTGAAGGTGTACTCGTCGGTGTTCGCCGTCTCCCCGGAGGACGCCGCCTACGTCGCCGCGACGTTCGAGCGCACCGAGCGCCGCGAGGTGATGGACATCGACGAGGACGACTACCGCGAGGGGGAGGTCCACCCCGAACTGCGCGCCGTGGCCCACGTCCCGGTGGCCGAGCAGCTCCAGTCGGGCAAACAGATCGGCGGCGGCAGCGTCGAGTCGCTGGCCGAGGGCGTCGCCGACGACGTGCGCGCTCGCCCGGAGACGACGTGGGTGCTCGGACCGGGGTCGACCGTCGGCGAGGTGAAAGAGCGGTTGGGGTTCGCCGGGTCGCCGATCGGCGTCGACGTGTACCGCGACGGCGAGGTGGTCGGACTGGACGCGGCCGAGGCGGCGATCCTCGAGGCGCTCGGCGACGACAACGTCGTCGTCGTCACCCCGATCGGCGGCCAGGGGTTCGTCTTCGGCCGCGGCAACCCCCAACTGTCGCCGGCGGTGATCCGCGAGTGCGAGATCGAGATCGTCGCCTCCCGCGACAAACTCGACGACCTCCGGGTGCTCCGGGTCGACACCGACGACCCCGAGTTGGACGAGGAACTCCGCGGCTGGGTGAAGGTGCGGGTCGGGCGCTTCGAACGCCGGATGATGAAGATCGTCTGA
- a CDS encoding DoxX family membrane protein translates to MLDTIPIQATELFSSAGAAEVFFLARLLFGATLAFMGLNHFMMTDGLAGYSEAKGIPAPRLATLFSGGLLLFGGLGVAAGAFVALAAGGLAVFLLVSAVTIHDFWAVPEDQQQDQMTQFLKNVVMAGASLAFLALSSATWPYALGISLL, encoded by the coding sequence ATGCTCGACACGATCCCGATCCAGGCGACCGAACTGTTCAGTAGCGCCGGCGCCGCCGAAGTGTTCTTCCTCGCACGGCTGTTGTTCGGCGCGACGCTGGCGTTCATGGGCTTGAACCACTTCATGATGACCGACGGGCTGGCCGGCTACTCCGAGGCGAAGGGCATCCCCGCCCCGCGGCTCGCGACGCTGTTCTCCGGCGGGTTGCTCCTGTTCGGCGGTCTCGGCGTCGCCGCCGGCGCGTTCGTCGCGCTCGCGGCGGGCGGCCTCGCGGTGTTCCTGCTCGTCTCGGCGGTCACCATCCACGACTTCTGGGCGGTCCCCGAGGACCAGCAGCAGGACCAGATGACCCAGTTCCTGAAGAACGTCGTCATGGCCGGCGCGTCGCTGGCGTTCCTCGCGCTGTCGAGCGCGACGTGGCCGTACGCGCTGGGTATCAGTCTCCTGTAG